GGCGGGGCGTGTCGCGGGGTTCAGGTGAGGGACAGGCCGCCGTCGACGGCGAGCACCGCGCCGGTCGCGTAGGCGGCCCGCGGGTCGGCGAGCTGCACCGCCCACCAGGCGATGTCCTCCGGGCGGCCGACACGGCCGGCCGGGACGACGCCGGCGATGTGCCGGAGGAAGCCCGCGTAGGCCTCCGGCGTCATGCCCGACCGTTCACCGATACCGGTGTCGATCACGCCCGGGGCCAGGCCCAGGACCCGGATGCCGCGGGGCGCCAGTTCCACGGCCCAGGTCCGGGTGAGGAAGTCGAGCCCGGCCTTCGCGGCGCCGTAGAGCCCGTTCTCCGGCCAGGCGCGGCGGTACAGCGCGCCGGCGGAGCCGATGTTCAGCACGGTTCCGCCGCCGTCCGCCGCGAGGGCGTCCAGGGTCTGCCGGGTGAGCAGCAGCGGGGCCAGGAGGTTGGTGTCGAGCTGGTCGCGGGCCGCCTCGCGCTTGGTCTCCGCGAGGGTGGCGAAACCGCCGGAGGCCGCGTTGTTGACCAGCACGTCGATACGGCCGAACGCGTCCAGCGCCGCGTCGGTGACGGCCCGCGGAGTGTCCGGGTCGGTGAGGTCGGCGGTGAGGACGCCGATGCCGGGATGTCCCTCGGCGGTCCGGGCGAGGGTCGCGGGCGTGCGGCCCACGACGAGCACCCGGTCGCCGCGGTCGGCGAAGGCGCGGGCCACGGCCCGCCCGATCCCGGTCCCGCCGCCGGTGACGATCACGCCCCGGGGCGCGGTGGGGTCCTGTGCCGTACCGGTGGCCTGGGTGGCCGGTGTGGCCTGTGTGTCCTGTGCCGTGGTGCTCTCCTGTGTCGCGCTCATGTCCGGGACCGTAGGCCGGGGTGCTCGATTCGCGGTCGACTCCCGCTACGGCCGGTCGTCACGGGTCACCACCCTGTCCTTGACCAGCAGTTCGCCCGCCTCGCGCACGAGGACGTCCCGGCAGACGCACATCAGGTGCAGCCGGGCGGGGCCGCCGCGCGGGACGGCGACGATCGAGACCAGGCTCTCGGCGGTCAGCGAGCCGTCGTCCGCCGGAGTGACGGTGAGCATGCCGACGTAGTGGCGGTGGGTCTCGCCGGCGGCGGCGAGGCCCGCGGCGGCCTGCCGGGCGCCCTCGGTCAGCGCCGGGCGACCGCGTACCGGCTCCGGGAGCGAGGGCGGCTTGAAGGCGCCGTCCTCGGTGAAGGTGCCGGCCCAGGTCTCGGCCTCGCCCGAGTCCAGGTCCCGCATCTGCCGTGCGTAGAAGTGCTGTACCTCGGCGTAGACGTCCGCCGGGGCCGTCGGGGCCTGTGCTGCCATGCCGTCTTCCTTCCGCCGCTCCCGCTTCCCGGGTTCCGGGTGAGGTCACGACGGTGGCAGGGGGCCCTCCAGGATCGGTCGAGCGCCGGGTGTGCCCGGGGGCCGGTGGCCGTACAGCCGGGCTCCAACGCTTCTCTAGCCGCGCTGGTGAGCATGGGCGGGCCGGTAGCGGAAGACCGGCGGAACGCTTGCAGGAACCCATCGCCGGGAGGCTCGTGTGCGCATCATCGACCTGTCCTCGCCCGTGGACGCGGCGGGTTTTGAACCCGATCCCGTGGTGCACGACGTGCTCGGCCCGAAGGAGGCCGCCACGCACATGAGTGAGGAGATGCGCGACCACTTCGGCATCGACTTCGATCCGGCGGTACTGCCGGAGGGCGAGTTCCTCTCGCTCGACCGGCTCCAGCTGACGACCCACACCGGGACGCACATCGACGCGCCCTCGCACTACGGCACGCGCGCCTCCTACCGGGACGGCCCGCCGCGGCACATCGACGAGATGCCGCTCGACTGGTTCTTCCGGCCCGCGGTGGTCCTCGACCTGAGCGACCAGGGCACCGGCGCGGTCGGCGCCGACGTCCTGGAGCGGGAGCTGGACCGGATCGGCCACACCCTGTCGCCGATGGACATCGTGCTGCTGCGGACCGGCGCCGACGCGTGGTCGGGGACGCAGAAGTACTTCACCGACTTCACCGGGCTCGACGGCTCGGCCGTGCACCTGCTGCTCGACCGGGGCGTGCGGGTGATCGGCACGGACGCGTTCAGCCTGGACGCGCCGTTCGGCGACATCATCCGCCGTTACCGGGAGACCGGGGACCGCTCGGTGCTCTGGCCCGCCCACATGATCGGCCGGGACCGGGAGTACTGCCAGATCGAACGGCTCGCCGGTCTTGGGCAGTTGCCCGTCTCCCGCGGCTTCCGTCTCGCGTGCTTCCCCGTACGGATCGCGGGCGCGGGAGCGGGCTGGGCGAGGGCGGTGGCCCTGCTCGACGAGGACGAGTGAGCGGACGGCAGGGGAGCACCGCAGCCGGGAAGCACGACGGCCGGGCGGACCACGTGCCCACCGCAGCGCACGGACCAAGCGCCCAGCAGGGCGCCAACGGGAGGAGAGACACATGTACGGCCGGGAACTCGCGGACGTGTACGAGGCGGTCTACCGCAGCCGGGGCAAGGACTGGGGGGAGGAGGCCGCGGACGTCTCGCGGCTCATCGCCGAACGCCGCCCGGGAGCCGACTCGCTGCTCGACGTCGCCTGCGGCACGGGCGCCCATCTCAGCGTGTTCGGCGAGCGGTTCGAGGTCGCCGAGGGGCTGGAGATCGCGGAGCCGATGCGCCGGCTCGCCGAACAGCGGCTGCCCGGCACCACCGTGCACGCGGGTGACATGCGCGACTTCTCGCTGGGCCGCACCTACACCGCGGTGAGCTGCATGTTCTGCGCCATCGGCTATCTGGAGACGCTGGACGACATGCGGTCCGCCGTCCGGTCGATGGCCGAGCACCTGGAGCCCGGCGGCGTCCTGGTCGTCGAACCCTGGTGGTTCCCCGAGAACTTCATCGAGGGCTATGTCGCGGGCGACCTGGCCCGTGAGGAGCACCGCACCATCGCGCGGATCTCGCACACCACCCGCAAGGGCCGGGCCACCCGCATGGAGGTCCGCTTCACCGTGGGGGACGCCGCCGGTATCCAGCAGTTCACCGAGATCGACGTACTGCACCTTTTCACCAAGGAGGAGTACGTCTCCGCGTTCACCGACGCGGGCTGCTCGGTGGAATTCCTGGCGGACGGCCCCACCGGCCGCGGTCTTTTCGTCGGGGTGCGCGAGAAGAACTGACGGCGGCCGGGCGGGCAGGGGCCGGAATGCTCAGGATGCCATTTCGCGGGCCACCGACATCACGTACTGGCCGTAACCCGACTGCGACATCTGCTCGCCGAGCCGGTGGCAGCTGTCCGCGTCGATGAATCCCATCCGGAGCGCGACCTCCTCGACGCAGGCGATCCGCACGCCCTGCCGTTCTTCGAGGGTCCGCACATATTGGGCGGCCTGGAGGAGCGATTCCGGAGTTCCGGCGTCGAGCCAGGCGAAACCGCGGCCGAGGTCGACAAGGCGGGCTCGGCCGCGGGCCAGGTAATTCTTGTTGACATCGGTGATCTCCAGTTCTCCGCGCGCTGAGGGGCGGAGATTCTTGGCGATGTCGACCACTTCGTTGTCGTAGAGATAGAGCCCGGTGATGGCGAGGTCGGAACGCGGCCTGGCCGGCTTCTCCTCCAGGGAGACCAGGCGCCCCGACGCGTCGGTCTCACCCACCCCGTAGCGCTCCGGGTCCTCCACGGGATAACCGAACAGCACACAGCCCTGTACGTCCCTGACGTTGCTCTGGAGCAGGTCGTAGAAGTGGTGGCCGTGGAAGATGTTGTCGCCCAGGACCAGGGCCACGTCGTCGTCGCCCACGTGGTCGGCGCCGATGACGAACGCCTCGGCCAGCCCGGCCGGCCGGTTCTGCACCGCGTAGTCGATGCGGACGCCGAGCTGCGAGCCGTCGCCCAAAAGCCGGCGGAACTGGTCCAGGTCGCGCTCGGTGCAGATGAGCAGGATCTCCCTGACGTCCGCGAGCATCAGCACCGAGAGCGGATAGTAGATCATCGGCTTGTCGCCGACCGGGAGAAGCTGCTTGGACACGGAAACGGTTATCGGATGGAGCCTTGTTCCCGTACCGCCGGCGAGAATAATCCCCTTCATGGGTATGCCCCTGTCCTCGATTTCTGCCCATGCTAACGACCGAATTCGTTCGGCAGCAAGCAGGAAAGTCCCTGGTCCAGGGAAATTCGAGTGGTAATAGAGGGGGATCAAGGGTTGTCGGCCGGACCCGCAATGTGATGTGCTGCGAGGGGATGGTGACGCCCTGCGGCAAGGAAATGATGTCAGCAATGGGAGGGAAGCGAATTCGATGACGACTCTCGTATGGGACTACCGGCAGGAATACGAGAACGAGCGCGCCGATATTCTGGACGCCGTGGAAACGGTCTTCAACTCGGGTCAGCTCGTCCTCGGTGACAGTGTCCGCGGCTTCGAGGAGGAGTTCGCCGCCTACCACGGCGCGAGCCACTGCGTCGGCGTCGACAACGGCACCAACGCGATCAAGCTGGCGCTCCAGTCGCTCGGCGTCGGCCCCGGGGACGAGGTCGTCACGGTGTCCAACACCGCCGCCCCCACCGTGATCGCGATCGACTCGGTGGGCGCCACCCCGGTCTTCGTCGACGTCGACCCGGACAGCTACCTCATGGACACCGGCCAGGTGGCCGCCGCCCTCACCCCACGGACCCGGTGCCTGCTCCCCGTGCACCTCTACGGACAGTGCGTCGACCTGGCGCCGCTGGAGGCACTCGCCGCCGAGCACGGCCTGCTCCTCGTCGAGGACTGCGCCCAGGCGCACGGCGCCCGCCGCGACGGACGACTGGCCGGCACCACCGGGGACGCCGCCGCCTTCTCCTTCTACCCGACCAAGGTGCTCGGCGCCTACGGCGACGGCGGCGCCGTACTGACCTCCCGGGACGACGCCCACCGTGCCCTGCGCCGGCTGCGCTACTACGGCATGGAGGAGCGGTACTACGTCGTCGGCACCCCGGGCCACAACTCCCGCCTCGACGAGGTGCAGGCCGAGATCCTGCGGCGCAAACTGCGCCGCCTCGACAGCTACGTCCAGGGGCGCCGGGCCGTCGCCCGCCGCTACGAGGAAGGGCTCGGCGACACCGGCCTGGTGCTGCCGCACACGGTCCCCGGCAACGAGCACGTGTACTACGTCTACACGGTGCGCCACCCCCGGCGCGACGACATCATCAAGGCCCTGAAGACGTACGACATCGAGCTCAACATCAGCTATCCCTGGCCGGTGCACACGATGTCCGGGTTCGCCCACCTCGGCTACGGGGCGGGCTCGCTGCCCGTCACCGAGGAACTGGCGGGCCAGATCTTCTCGCTGCCCATGTATCCGGCCCTCGCGCCGGACATCCAGGACAAGGTGATCAGCGCGGTGCGTGACGTGCTGGACGGCCTCTGAACCCGTGCGGCGGGCCCGCCCCGGCCCGCCCCGCGCACACCGAAGGCCCGGCGGAGGGATCCCGCCGGGCCTTCGGTGTGCGCGGGAGGCCGCCCGAGTGGTCAGCCGGCGGTGTCGGCCGCCGTCAGGGCGCGCCAGCACGCAACCAGGCTCCTGGCCTGCACGTTGAGGTAGTGGCTGTGCCGCAGCAACTGGGTCAGTTGGTCCATGGTCAGCCAGCGGTAGTCGGGGTGGCCCGGATCCTCGGGGACGTCGCTGTCCACGATCAGATAGCGGTTGCGGGCGTGGAAGAAGCGACCGCCCTCCTCGGACTGCACGGCGTCGTAGCGGACGCGGCCGGGACCGGCGGCCAGTACCTCGTCGAGGTGGCGGGGCCGGGCGGCGGCCGGCAGCCAGCCGTAGCTGTCCGGCACGCACTGCACGGTCGGCGCCAGTTCCACCACGTCCGCGTAGCCCGGCTCGGTGCGGGCGTGCAGCAGGACGTGCGGCACCCCGCCGATCTCGCGGGTCAGGAACGCGATGACACCCGTGCCGCGCGGCTCGATCATCGGCTGGCGCCAGGTGCCGACCTCGCGTCCCGCGGCCGTCACGGCGACCCCGATGACGTCGAAGAAGCCGCCGCTCTCGTGCGAGTGGCCCATCTCGTGGTGCCGCCACTCGTCGAGCGCGTTGAGGGCGATCCGCTCGGTGTGCACCGAGGCCAGCGACCGGGCGCCGGCGATCCAGCTCAGCACGTCGGTCATCCCGTGCAGGGCGCCGTCCGGCCGCGAGGCGTGCGGCAGACACGCCAGGACGGTGCGCGCGTCCATGTTGATGATGTCGTCGCGCGACAGCAGCCGGTACAACTGGCCGAGCGTGAACCAGCGGAAGCCCTCCAGGACCTCCACCTCGGTGGTCGTCTCCACCACCATGTTGCGGTTGCGCTTGCGGTAGAACCAGGCGCCCTGCTCCGACTGCCGGACGTCCGCCAGCACCCGGTGCCGCGAGGTGTCCCGGAAGTAGTCCACGTACGGCACGGGCTTGCCCTTGTGGACGCCCGTGTAGTTGCTGCGGGTCGCCTGCACGGTGGGCGAGAGTTGCAGCCCGCCGGGGTTGCCCGGTTCCGCCTTGGCCTGCATCAGGAAGTGCGGGACCCCGTCGAACTCCTTGATCAGGATGCCGAGGATGCCGACCTCGGGCTGGTCGATGATGGGCTGGTCCCACCAGGGCACCGCGTTGCCGGGATCGTGCACCCGCAGGCCGTGCACGGTGAAGAACTTGCCGCTGCGGTGCCGCAGATCACCGGTGACCGGGGTCTGGTACCACTGGTCGAGGGCCGC
This sequence is a window from Streptomyces ortus. Protein-coding genes within it:
- a CDS encoding SDR family NAD(P)-dependent oxidoreductase — encoded protein: MSATQESTTAQDTQATPATQATGTAQDPTAPRGVIVTGGGTGIGRAVARAFADRGDRVLVVGRTPATLARTAEGHPGIGVLTADLTDPDTPRAVTDAALDAFGRIDVLVNNAASGGFATLAETKREAARDQLDTNLLAPLLLTRQTLDALAADGGGTVLNIGSAGALYRRAWPENGLYGAAKAGLDFLTRTWAVELAPRGIRVLGLAPGVIDTGIGERSGMTPEAYAGFLRHIAGVVPAGRVGRPEDIAWWAVQLADPRAAYATGAVLAVDGGLSLT
- a CDS encoding nuclear transport factor 2 family protein, coding for MAAQAPTAPADVYAEVQHFYARQMRDLDSGEAETWAGTFTEDGAFKPPSLPEPVRGRPALTEGARQAAAGLAAAGETHRHYVGMLTVTPADDGSLTAESLVSIVAVPRGGPARLHLMCVCRDVLVREAGELLVKDRVVTRDDRP
- a CDS encoding cyclase family protein, encoding MRIIDLSSPVDAAGFEPDPVVHDVLGPKEAATHMSEEMRDHFGIDFDPAVLPEGEFLSLDRLQLTTHTGTHIDAPSHYGTRASYRDGPPRHIDEMPLDWFFRPAVVLDLSDQGTGAVGADVLERELDRIGHTLSPMDIVLLRTGADAWSGTQKYFTDFTGLDGSAVHLLLDRGVRVIGTDAFSLDAPFGDIIRRYRETGDRSVLWPAHMIGRDREYCQIERLAGLGQLPVSRGFRLACFPVRIAGAGAGWARAVALLDEDE
- a CDS encoding class I SAM-dependent methyltransferase, producing the protein MYGRELADVYEAVYRSRGKDWGEEAADVSRLIAERRPGADSLLDVACGTGAHLSVFGERFEVAEGLEIAEPMRRLAEQRLPGTTVHAGDMRDFSLGRTYTAVSCMFCAIGYLETLDDMRSAVRSMAEHLEPGGVLVVEPWWFPENFIEGYVAGDLAREEHRTIARISHTTRKGRATRMEVRFTVGDAAGIQQFTEIDVLHLFTKEEYVSAFTDAGCSVEFLADGPTGRGLFVGVREKN
- the rfbA gene encoding glucose-1-phosphate thymidylyltransferase RfbA, coding for MKGIILAGGTGTRLHPITVSVSKQLLPVGDKPMIYYPLSVLMLADVREILLICTERDLDQFRRLLGDGSQLGVRIDYAVQNRPAGLAEAFVIGADHVGDDDVALVLGDNIFHGHHFYDLLQSNVRDVQGCVLFGYPVEDPERYGVGETDASGRLVSLEEKPARPRSDLAITGLYLYDNEVVDIAKNLRPSARGELEITDVNKNYLARGRARLVDLGRGFAWLDAGTPESLLQAAQYVRTLEERQGVRIACVEEVALRMGFIDADSCHRLGEQMSQSGYGQYVMSVAREMAS
- a CDS encoding DegT/DnrJ/EryC1/StrS family aminotransferase translates to MTTLVWDYRQEYENERADILDAVETVFNSGQLVLGDSVRGFEEEFAAYHGASHCVGVDNGTNAIKLALQSLGVGPGDEVVTVSNTAAPTVIAIDSVGATPVFVDVDPDSYLMDTGQVAAALTPRTRCLLPVHLYGQCVDLAPLEALAAEHGLLLVEDCAQAHGARRDGRLAGTTGDAAAFSFYPTKVLGAYGDGGAVLTSRDDAHRALRRLRYYGMEERYYVVGTPGHNSRLDEVQAEILRRKLRRLDSYVQGRRAVARRYEEGLGDTGLVLPHTVPGNEHVYYVYTVRHPRRDDIIKALKTYDIELNISYPWPVHTMSGFAHLGYGAGSLPVTEELAGQIFSLPMYPALAPDIQDKVISAVRDVLDGL
- a CDS encoding NDP-hexose 2,3-dehydratase family protein, whose translation is MADVTARIARSAAAVESPLTDLAGFDDWFAEYGEQIYTTAERIPLAALDQWYQTPVTGDLRHRSGKFFTVHGLRVHDPGNAVPWWDQPIIDQPEVGILGILIKEFDGVPHFLMQAKAEPGNPGGLQLSPTVQATRSNYTGVHKGKPVPYVDYFRDTSRHRVLADVRQSEQGAWFYRKRNRNMVVETTTEVEVLEGFRWFTLGQLYRLLSRDDIINMDARTVLACLPHASRPDGALHGMTDVLSWIAGARSLASVHTERIALNALDEWRHHEMGHSHESGGFFDVIGVAVTAAGREVGTWRQPMIEPRGTGVIAFLTREIGGVPHVLLHARTEPGYADVVELAPTVQCVPDSYGWLPAAARPRHLDEVLAAGPGRVRYDAVQSEEGGRFFHARNRYLIVDSDVPEDPGHPDYRWLTMDQLTQLLRHSHYLNVQARSLVACWRALTAADTAG